The following is a genomic window from Synechococcus sp. JA-2-3B'a(2-13).
CCTCGCGGGGGTTGTCGTAGGCCATCTGGGCATAGTAGGGGTAGGCTGCCGCCGGACGTGCCCCCATCCCCAGCAGCAGCAGCAGCGCGCAGAAGACCAAGCCAATTCGCTTCATAACTCTCAGCTCAGAATGAATTTCCATCACAGGTTTAGGACACAGTCTTGGAACAGCCATCTCGACAATTTGCCCCAAATCGTTCGGCAAAAGCCGGCACAGCCAGCGGGATCCCTTGCCCTTTAGGTTTCCCGGAAATCGGGGCCTTGCCAAGGGCTGAAGCGGACGTTGTCGCCATCCACAGTGGCGCTCACCAGCTCCAGCGAGCGGGGAGCCGGTCCCCGGATCACCTTGCCATTGGCCGCATACTGGGATCCGTGGCAAGGGCACTTAAACAAGTTTTCCCCCACATTCCAGGGCACCACGCAACCGAGGTGGGTACAAACCGCGTTGAGGCCATAGTTGGCCACCGCCCCGTTGTCGATCACGATGTAGGTGGGATCCCCCTTCAAACCTTGGGCCAGCACCCGATCCGTAGCGGCATGGGTGGCCAACAGTTCACTGACGCTGATGGGCTTGCCGAGGGCGTCCTGAGCGATGAGGCCTTCCCCCCCTCCACCGGCAGAGGGCGGAATAAAGTACTTCACCACCGGGTAGAGGGCGCCCACCACCACGACTCCCACAGAGCCGCTGAGCAGGGCATTGAGAAGAACCCGCCGGCTCATGGGGGGCGCTTCAAAGTTGCTAACCGCTTCCGTCATAATGGCAAATGCAGACCTGAGAAGTTTTAACGTTCGTTGACAAGCGACATCATCCTAACCGACCCCTCTGGCCAATATCGTTAAGAAATGCAACGCTGTAAGAGGCCGTGGCCTTCCTTCCCAAGGTGAGCGGCCCACCCAGCGCGATTGGAGCCAGATCCAAGCCAGCCTCAGACAAGTCTGATGAAGGGATCCGACTTTCAAGCTTTGTTGCGCGAGAAGTGGGGCTATTCCTACGACGTGCAGCTGCGGCG
Proteins encoded in this region:
- a CDS encoding cytochrome b6-f complex iron-sulfur subunit — encoded protein: MTEAVSNFEAPPMSRRVLLNALLSGSVGVVVVGALYPVVKYFIPPSAGGGGEGLIAQDALGKPISVSELLATHAATDRVLAQGLKGDPTYIVIDNGAVANYGLNAVCTHLGCVVPWNVGENLFKCPCHGSQYAANGKVIRGPAPRSLELVSATVDGDNVRFSPWQGPDFRET